One region of Asterias rubens chromosome 5, eAstRub1.3, whole genome shotgun sequence genomic DNA includes:
- the LOC117290514 gene encoding uncharacterized protein LOC117290514 isoform X2, which translates to MGLSCCVPGCNHKNGRELCSLYNFPNENDGPDWKQWYELWCERIGKSQREGGGGVWTPTTWSRVCSCHFKEEERWKPRTRQPGLKFRAPVYFPFMSGASGSRTKSEPMNKTPLLAGLRVDTGMKSSLLAGLNVKILNPDKTSEELKSENQETVSAASNGQKCEDNSTEGRRKDDAKRESPDPSESSAKKSKTEDDDDVEMIEDDEDNVSDGIKKGLGVKMRRKSQEDDVQMIDFDEKSKAVEKSFAEAQRAILMKAASKSNSPAMQMVHSSSASNSPVPMNMTTQSMGNSASAYSSLVQMNAKSQIPGNRVLSLTNRTVAPQSKYAELLAVIEDMGRDIRPTYSGSRTATERLKRGIVHARALVRECLAETERSARS; encoded by the exons ATGGGACTTAGTTGCTGCGTTCCGGGTTGTAATCACAAGAATGGCAGAGAGTTGTGCAGTTTATACAACTTCCCAAATGAGAATGATGGACCAGATTGGAAACAGTGGTATGAACTGTGGTGTGAGCGGATTGGAAAATCACAGAGGGAGGGTGGGGGAGGTGTGTGGACCCCCACAACATGGAGCCGAGTTTGTAGCTGTCACTTTAAAGAGGAAGAGCGATGGAAACCAAGAACACGCCAGCCAG GATTGAAATTCCGAGCTCCCGTCTACTTCCCCTTCATGAGTGGTGCTTCTGGAAGTCGCACAAAGTCAGAACCCATGAATAAAACACCG TTATTGGCTGGCCTAAGGGTTGATACAGGTATGAAGAGCAGTCTACTAGCTGGACTCAATGTGAAAATTCTCAATCCAGACAAG ACGTCGGAAGAACTTAAAAGTGAAAATCAAGAAACTGTTTCTGCTGCCAGTAACGGCCAGAAATGTGAAGACAACTCAACAGAGGGGAGGCGAAAAGATGACGCTAAGCGCGAGAGTCCAGACCCTAGTGAATCAAGTGCAAAGAAGAGCAAAacggaagatgatgatgatgttgagaTGATTGAAGATGACGAGGATAATGTCAGTGATGGGATTAAGAAAGGTTTAGGTGTCAAGATGAGGAGAAAATCTCAAGAAGATGACGTTCAGATGATTGACTTCGATGAAAAGTCCAAAGCCGTAGAGAAGAGTTTTGCAGAGGCACAGCGAGCCATCTTGATGAAGGCAGCGTCAAAGT CTAACTCTCCAGCCATGCAGATGGTCCATAGCTCTTCAGCAAGCAATAGTCCAGTACCAATGAACATGACCACCCAGTCCATGGGAAACAGTGCCAGTGCCTACAGCTCCCTGGTCCAGATGAACGCCAAGTCGCAGATCCCAGGTAACAGGG TTTTGTCATTAACCAACCGGACGGTAGCCCCACAGAGCAAGTATGCAGAGCTACTGGCTGTCATTGAAGACATGGGACGAGACATTAGACCAACATACTCTGGGAGCAGAACAGCCACAGAACGTCTTAAAAGAG GTATTGTCCACGCACGAGCCCTAGTCAGAGAATGCCTTGCTGAGACGGAGCGGAGTGCAAGATCATGA
- the LOC117290515 gene encoding probable peptide chain release factor C12orf65, mitochondrial, whose translation MACIRCSMLVPRVGVSVTSRLHLMPPNHRSNWSLVLSSKAYHSCTTNASDLKYKSTSLHYCMDSKILKSTLLNNLRKGKSLSTIKVVSGYGSFSTSLQSIAKTLDSNRFLRIPRVTLTAGSVAAGSTTTTRDKDRMKRMQQLPELNEEDLDEMFVRGSGPGGQATNKTSNCVVLKHLPTGITLKCHQTRSVVENQKIARVLMRERLDVLYNGENSALYKQKKAHQKKMSEKTRRTKVKLKRLKMMKEKLNKTDEENKF comes from the exons ATGGCTTGCATTAGATGTTCAATGTTGGTGCCAAGAGTTGGAGTTAGTGTTACATCAAGACTTCACTTAATGCCCCCAAACCATCGCTCAAATTGGAGCTTGGTGTTGTCCAGTAAAGCCTACCATTCCTGTACAACAAATGCATCAGACTTAAAGTACAAATCGACATCTCTACATTACTGCATGGATTCAAAGATTCTCAAATCCACTCTACTGAATAATTTGAGAAAAGGAAAGTCCCTTTCAACTATAAAAGTGGTTAGTGGCTATGGATCATTTTCTACGTCTTTGCAAAGCATCGCAAAAACTCTGGATAGCAACCGGTTTTTGCGAATACCAAGGGTGACGTTAACTGCCGGATCTGTGGCTGCaggatcaacaacaacaaccagaGACAAGGACAGAATGAAGCGGATGCAACAACTTCCTGAACTGAACGAGGAGGACTTGGATGAGATGTTTGTTCGAGGATCGGGACCGGGGGGACAGGCTACCAACAAGACCAGTAACTGTGTGGTGCTTAAACACTTACCCACAGGTATCACTCTAAAG TGTCATCAGACACGATCTGTTGTTGAAAACCAAAAAATCGCCAGAGTGCTGATGCGGGAAAGACTGGATGTGCTTTACAACGGtgagaacagcgccctctacaaGCAGAAAAAAGCACACCAAAAGAAGATGAGCGAGAAGACACGACGCACAAAAGTGAAGCTGAAGAGACTTAAGATGATGAAGGAAAAGTTAAACAAGACAGATGAGGAAAATAAATTTTGA
- the LOC117290514 gene encoding uncharacterized protein LOC117290514 isoform X3, with protein MGLSCCVPGCNHKNGRELCSLYNFPNENDGPDWKQWYELWCERIGKSQREGGGGVWTPTTWSRVCSCHFKEEERWKPRTRQPGTGLKFRAPVYFPFMSGASGSRTKSEPMNKTPLLAGLRVDTGMKSSLLAGLNVKILNPDKTSEELKSENQETVSAASNGQKCEDNSTEGRRKDDAKRESPDPSESSAKKSKTEDDDDVEMIEDDEDNVSDGIKKGLGVKMRRKSQEDDVQMIDFDEKSKAVEKSFAEAQRAILMKAASKSNSPAMQMVHSSSASNSPVPMNMTTQSMGNSASAYSSLVQMNAKSQIPVLSLTNRTVAPQSKYAELLAVIEDMGRDIRPTYSGSRTATERLKRGIVHARALVRECLAETERSARS; from the exons ATGGGACTTAGTTGCTGCGTTCCGGGTTGTAATCACAAGAATGGCAGAGAGTTGTGCAGTTTATACAACTTCCCAAATGAGAATGATGGACCAGATTGGAAACAGTGGTATGAACTGTGGTGTGAGCGGATTGGAAAATCACAGAGGGAGGGTGGGGGAGGTGTGTGGACCCCCACAACATGGAGCCGAGTTTGTAGCTGTCACTTTAAAGAGGAAGAGCGATGGAAACCAAGAACACGCCAGCCAGGTACGG GATTGAAATTCCGAGCTCCCGTCTACTTCCCCTTCATGAGTGGTGCTTCTGGAAGTCGCACAAAGTCAGAACCCATGAATAAAACACCG TTATTGGCTGGCCTAAGGGTTGATACAGGTATGAAGAGCAGTCTACTAGCTGGACTCAATGTGAAAATTCTCAATCCAGACAAG ACGTCGGAAGAACTTAAAAGTGAAAATCAAGAAACTGTTTCTGCTGCCAGTAACGGCCAGAAATGTGAAGACAACTCAACAGAGGGGAGGCGAAAAGATGACGCTAAGCGCGAGAGTCCAGACCCTAGTGAATCAAGTGCAAAGAAGAGCAAAacggaagatgatgatgatgttgagaTGATTGAAGATGACGAGGATAATGTCAGTGATGGGATTAAGAAAGGTTTAGGTGTCAAGATGAGGAGAAAATCTCAAGAAGATGACGTTCAGATGATTGACTTCGATGAAAAGTCCAAAGCCGTAGAGAAGAGTTTTGCAGAGGCACAGCGAGCCATCTTGATGAAGGCAGCGTCAAAGT CTAACTCTCCAGCCATGCAGATGGTCCATAGCTCTTCAGCAAGCAATAGTCCAGTACCAATGAACATGACCACCCAGTCCATGGGAAACAGTGCCAGTGCCTACAGCTCCCTGGTCCAGATGAACGCCAAGTCGCAGATCCCAG TTTTGTCATTAACCAACCGGACGGTAGCCCCACAGAGCAAGTATGCAGAGCTACTGGCTGTCATTGAAGACATGGGACGAGACATTAGACCAACATACTCTGGGAGCAGAACAGCCACAGAACGTCTTAAAAGAG GTATTGTCCACGCACGAGCCCTAGTCAGAGAATGCCTTGCTGAGACGGAGCGGAGTGCAAGATCATGA
- the LOC117290514 gene encoding uncharacterized protein LOC117290514 isoform X1 — translation MGLSCCVPGCNHKNGRELCSLYNFPNENDGPDWKQWYELWCERIGKSQREGGGGVWTPTTWSRVCSCHFKEEERWKPRTRQPGTGLKFRAPVYFPFMSGASGSRTKSEPMNKTPLLAGLRVDTGMKSSLLAGLNVKILNPDKTSEELKSENQETVSAASNGQKCEDNSTEGRRKDDAKRESPDPSESSAKKSKTEDDDDVEMIEDDEDNVSDGIKKGLGVKMRRKSQEDDVQMIDFDEKSKAVEKSFAEAQRAILMKAASKSNSPAMQMVHSSSASNSPVPMNMTTQSMGNSASAYSSLVQMNAKSQIPGNRVLSLTNRTVAPQSKYAELLAVIEDMGRDIRPTYSGSRTATERLKRGIVHARALVRECLAETERSARS, via the exons ATGGGACTTAGTTGCTGCGTTCCGGGTTGTAATCACAAGAATGGCAGAGAGTTGTGCAGTTTATACAACTTCCCAAATGAGAATGATGGACCAGATTGGAAACAGTGGTATGAACTGTGGTGTGAGCGGATTGGAAAATCACAGAGGGAGGGTGGGGGAGGTGTGTGGACCCCCACAACATGGAGCCGAGTTTGTAGCTGTCACTTTAAAGAGGAAGAGCGATGGAAACCAAGAACACGCCAGCCAGGTACGG GATTGAAATTCCGAGCTCCCGTCTACTTCCCCTTCATGAGTGGTGCTTCTGGAAGTCGCACAAAGTCAGAACCCATGAATAAAACACCG TTATTGGCTGGCCTAAGGGTTGATACAGGTATGAAGAGCAGTCTACTAGCTGGACTCAATGTGAAAATTCTCAATCCAGACAAG ACGTCGGAAGAACTTAAAAGTGAAAATCAAGAAACTGTTTCTGCTGCCAGTAACGGCCAGAAATGTGAAGACAACTCAACAGAGGGGAGGCGAAAAGATGACGCTAAGCGCGAGAGTCCAGACCCTAGTGAATCAAGTGCAAAGAAGAGCAAAacggaagatgatgatgatgttgagaTGATTGAAGATGACGAGGATAATGTCAGTGATGGGATTAAGAAAGGTTTAGGTGTCAAGATGAGGAGAAAATCTCAAGAAGATGACGTTCAGATGATTGACTTCGATGAAAAGTCCAAAGCCGTAGAGAAGAGTTTTGCAGAGGCACAGCGAGCCATCTTGATGAAGGCAGCGTCAAAGT CTAACTCTCCAGCCATGCAGATGGTCCATAGCTCTTCAGCAAGCAATAGTCCAGTACCAATGAACATGACCACCCAGTCCATGGGAAACAGTGCCAGTGCCTACAGCTCCCTGGTCCAGATGAACGCCAAGTCGCAGATCCCAGGTAACAGGG TTTTGTCATTAACCAACCGGACGGTAGCCCCACAGAGCAAGTATGCAGAGCTACTGGCTGTCATTGAAGACATGGGACGAGACATTAGACCAACATACTCTGGGAGCAGAACAGCCACAGAACGTCTTAAAAGAG GTATTGTCCACGCACGAGCCCTAGTCAGAGAATGCCTTGCTGAGACGGAGCGGAGTGCAAGATCATGA
- the LOC117290513 gene encoding AH receptor-interacting protein-like: MERALGVELGPDILKNIVHPGKGNLSDFRDGTKIFFYYKVSKCDEDGTVMDDSRAQKKPMELLTGKQFKLDVWEKCLKTMREGEISEFTVAPTQLNTFAPVMQKLRDIAKGNVGNPDGGHCCGMAQMNKVGLGYPDLDSFLKEPEPLRFTFEVVTVEEEGEFKKEAWAMNDMEKKDALPVLREEGNRLYNSKDYKMAAEKYAEALGCLENLLLHEQPNSKEWLEMDTLRIPFLLNFAQCKLMLQEYYQVIEHTTTVLTRDENSVKALYRRAKAYAACWDYSNARKDFKLALEHDASLGGAVRKELRLLDEAEKLKDEEDKVTMKAVFERYSE; the protein is encoded by the exons ATGGAGAGAGCACTTGGTGTAGAACTTGGACCTGATATTCTAAAGAATATCGTTCACCCAGGCAAAGGAAATTTGTCTGATTTTAGAGATGGAACTAAG ATATTTTTCTACTACAAAGTGTCAAAATGCGACGAGGATGGAACAGTTATGGACGACAGTCGAGCCCAGAAGAAACCCATGGAGCTCCTGACTGGGAAGCAATTCAAGCTCGACGTCTGGGAGAAATGTCTGAAGACTATGAGGGAGGGAGAGATTTCCGAGTTCACGGTCGCTCCAACA CAACTCAACACATTTGCCCCTGTCATGCAAAAGCTGCGTGACATCGCTAAGGGGAACGTCGGAAACCCAGATGGCGGCCACTGCTGCGGCATGGCACAAATGAACAAGGTCGGCCTTGGCTACCCAGATCTCGACTCCTTCTTAAAGGAGCCTGAGCCGTTGCGATTCACCTTTGAAGTCGTCACAGTTGAGGAGGAGGGAGAGTTTAAGAAAGAAGCGTGGGCGATGAATGACATGGAGAAGAAGGATGCCCTCCCGGTACTCCGTGAAGAGGGGAATCGTTTATACAACAGCAAGGACTACAAGATGGCCGCTGAGAAGTACGCCGAGGCGCTGGGGTGTCTGGAGAATCTGTTGCTTCATGAGCAACCCAACAGCAAAGAGTGGTTAGAAATGGACACCCTGAGGATACCGTTTCTTTTGAACTTTGCACAGTGTAAGCTGATGCTGCAGGAATACTACCAGGTCATTGAGCACACGACAACTGTATTGACTAGAGATGAGA ACAGCGTGAAAGCCTTGTACAGACGAGCTAAGGCTTACGCTGCCTGTTGGGATTACAGCAATGCTAGGAAGGACTTCAAACTAGCCCTCGAACACGATGCTTCTCTTGGGGGCGCTGTTCGCAAGGAACTCCGCCTCCTGGACGAGGCTGAGAAGTTGAAGGATGAAGAGGACAAGGTGACGATGAAAGCAGTCTTTGAACGATACAGCGAATGA